In Bacillota bacterium, the following are encoded in one genomic region:
- a CDS encoding FmdB family zinc ribbon protein, with product MPTYEYHCNQCGRFEALQSITEEPLKSCPTCGGPVQRQISRNVNILFKGSGFHVTDYRSKSYKEAAKKEDSTVGSSSSSSSKD from the coding sequence ATGCCCACGTACGAGTACCACTGCAATCAGTGCGGGCGCTTCGAGGCGCTGCAGTCGATCACCGAAGAGCCCCTCAAGAGCTGCCCCACCTGCGGCGGCCCGGTGCAGCGCCAGATCAGCCGCAACGTCAACATCCTCTTCAAGGGATCCGGCTTTCACGTCACCGACTATCGCAGCAAGTCGTACAAGGAGGCCGCCAAGAAGGAAGACTCCACGGTCGGCAGCAGCTCTTCCTCCTCCAGCAAGGATTAG
- a CDS encoding rhomboid family intramembrane serine protease: MTLGDAVSAFLYRWGLIPARLWGLSGDGAGLDMGVLGGAALPPVWLTLFTSMFLHAGWLHVGSNMLYLWIFGDNVEDRLGHGRYAAFYLIGGLAAGLLQAVVAAGAAAPTIGASGAVAAVLGGYWLLYPWAKVSTLVPIFFFITIADIPALFFLLFWFVTQLWNGALALTTSPTLVGGVAWWAHIGGFITGLILIKIYRVRRRPPVTYW; encoded by the coding sequence GTGACGCTGGGCGACGCGGTATCCGCGTTCTTGTACCGGTGGGGGCTCATCCCCGCCAGGCTGTGGGGGCTGTCGGGCGACGGCGCCGGGCTCGACATGGGCGTGCTTGGCGGCGCAGCGCTTCCGCCGGTGTGGCTCACGCTATTCACGTCCATGTTCCTGCACGCCGGCTGGCTCCACGTGGGCAGCAACATGCTGTATCTGTGGATTTTCGGCGACAACGTGGAGGACCGCCTGGGGCACGGCCGTTACGCGGCCTTTTACCTGATCGGCGGGCTGGCCGCCGGGCTTCTACAGGCCGTGGTCGCCGCCGGAGCCGCCGCGCCCACCATTGGCGCCAGCGGCGCGGTGGCTGCCGTGCTGGGCGGGTACTGGCTGTTGTACCCGTGGGCGAAGGTCAGCACACTGGTACCCATCTTCTTTTTCATCACCATCGCTGACATACCCGCTTTATTCTTCCTGCTCTTCTGGTTTGTCACCCAGCTTTGGAACGGTGCGCTGGCCCTTACCACCTCTCCCACCCTCGTGGGCGGGGTCGCTTGGTGGGCACACATCGGGGGGTTCATAACGGGCCTCATCTTGATCAAGATTTACAGGGTGCGCCGGCGGCCGCCCGTAACGTACTGGTAG
- a CDS encoding HD domain-containing protein, whose translation MREKIFRDPVHDFITVRDRLLVRVIDTPEFQRLRRLRQLGTAAGTYHGAEHSRFGHSLGAMHIMGKVLARLRQSAQLAIDDELERLARAAALLHDIGHGPLSHGLERVLTPSRSHEQWTYAILEGPTEVHAVLEEYAPGFSGRVLQVLKGELPCELTWLQHLVASQLDVDRMDYLLRDALYTGAFYGRFDLERLINTLTLADGQVVFTYKGVPTAEEYVLARHYMYWQVYFHKTTRAQDLVLRAAWRRARDLFQAGELAPGPELPENLEPFFRTEDPPLAAYVAVDDYDVVYALKRWQHHPDPILSDMAGRFIRRRLIKPVLRRPRPSIPDETLVRAREAVRRAGWDPEYYCLLDRTADVAYDYYTEDGPLSRGSPPMMAVDEFGELKELSRMSEIIRALATRPRTAVNLYVPEECRDAVRNLLAPEEDR comes from the coding sequence ATGCGCGAAAAGATCTTTCGAGATCCGGTGCACGACTTCATCACGGTGCGGGATCGGCTTCTCGTGCGGGTCATCGACACGCCCGAGTTCCAGCGGCTGCGCCGCTTGCGCCAGCTCGGCACGGCGGCGGGCACTTACCACGGGGCCGAACACTCACGCTTCGGTCACTCCCTGGGCGCCATGCACATCATGGGCAAGGTGCTGGCGCGCCTGCGCCAGTCGGCTCAGCTTGCCATCGACGACGAACTGGAACGACTGGCCCGTGCTGCCGCCCTTTTACATGATATAGGGCATGGTCCTCTTTCGCACGGCCTGGAAAGGGTGCTGACCCCTTCCAGGAGCCACGAGCAGTGGACATATGCCATCCTCGAGGGCCCGACCGAAGTTCACGCCGTGCTGGAAGAGTATGCACCCGGTTTCTCAGGGCGAGTGCTCCAGGTTCTCAAGGGCGAACTTCCCTGCGAGCTCACGTGGCTGCAGCACCTGGTGGCAAGCCAGCTCGACGTGGACAGGATGGACTACCTCCTGCGAGACGCCCTTTACACCGGTGCCTTTTACGGCCGCTTCGACCTCGAACGGCTCATCAACACGCTGACGCTGGCGGACGGCCAGGTGGTGTTCACGTATAAGGGCGTCCCCACTGCCGAGGAATACGTGCTGGCGCGCCATTACATGTACTGGCAGGTGTACTTCCACAAGACGACCCGGGCGCAGGATCTGGTGCTGCGCGCCGCCTGGCGCCGGGCTCGGGACCTGTTCCAGGCGGGCGAGCTTGCGCCCGGCCCGGAGTTGCCCGAGAACCTCGAACCCTTTTTCAGGACGGAAGACCCCCCGCTTGCGGCGTACGTGGCGGTGGACGATTACGACGTGGTGTACGCCCTGAAGCGCTGGCAGCACCACCCCGACCCGATCTTGAGCGACATGGCCGGCCGCTTCATCAGGCGCCGCCTGATCAAGCCCGTGCTGCGCAGGCCGCGTCCGTCCATTCCGGACGAGACGCTGGTCCGGGCCCGGGAGGCGGTCCGGCGCGCCGGATGGGACCCTGAGTACTACTGCCTGCTGGATAGGACGGCGGACGTGGCTTACGACTACTACACGGAGGATGGCCCGCTCTCACGTGGAAGTCCGCCGATGATGGCCGTGGACGAGTTCGGCGAGCTGAAGGAGCTTTCCAGGATGAGCGAGATCATCCGGGCGCTGGCAACCCGGCCCAGAACCGCCGTCAACTTGTACGTTCCGGAAGAGTGCCGGGACGCCGTGCGCAACCTCCTCGCCCCCGAGGAAGACCGGTGA